In one window of Eggerthella guodeyinii DNA:
- a CDS encoding 4Fe-4S dicluster domain-containing protein, protein MMHNVIVTDLNRCVGCLSCSVACKAANGVPVGSFWNKVLRIGPNPKSPDGQCPDVEMYFLPAGCQHCENPACVNVCPTQASHKAEDGTVQVDKSKCIGCQFCVMACPYGVRYLNEEERVVEKCTLCEQKIAQGELPQCVEQCCARARFFGDLDRGMENLEAPGEPSAFGTDKSYETMKKTRVKLGDHVHPYADADVHHLPDVGNRPSFAFILRDRQWRGEE, encoded by the coding sequence CTGATGCATAACGTTATCGTTACCGACCTGAACCGTTGCGTAGGGTGCCTGAGCTGCAGCGTGGCATGCAAAGCAGCCAACGGCGTACCGGTCGGCTCGTTTTGGAACAAAGTCTTGCGCATCGGTCCCAACCCGAAGAGTCCTGACGGACAGTGCCCCGATGTCGAGATGTATTTTCTTCCGGCAGGCTGCCAGCATTGCGAGAACCCCGCCTGCGTGAACGTTTGCCCCACGCAAGCGTCGCACAAAGCGGAAGACGGCACCGTTCAAGTCGACAAATCCAAGTGCATAGGGTGCCAGTTTTGCGTCATGGCCTGTCCGTACGGCGTTCGCTATTTGAACGAAGAGGAACGCGTCGTGGAAAAGTGCACCTTATGCGAACAGAAGATCGCCCAGGGGGAGCTGCCCCAATGCGTCGAGCAGTGCTGTGCCCGTGCGCGGTTCTTCGGGGACTTGGATCGGGGTATGGAGAATCTCGAAGCACCTGGCGAGCCGAGCGCCTTCGGGACGGACAAATCGTACGAGACCATGAAGAAGACCCGCGTGAAGCTCGGTGACCATGTGCATCCCTATGCGGATGCGGACGTTCATCATCTTCCCGATGTGGGGAACCGGCCTTCGTTCGCTTTCATCCTTCGCGATCGCCAATGGCGCGGAGAGGAGTAG
- a CDS encoding dimethyl sulfoxide reductase anchor subunit family protein — protein sequence MELQWPLILFTTLVSASAGLFAAQGVYALVGKGVRAQCTSLYASAALLALGGISVFLHLQHWERVFNGFGHITSGITQELIAVVVMAAVMIAFFVVLRREGGVPKWCAIAAILASVALVVIAGLSYMMAARPTWNSLLQVSSLLGLAFAVGSGAFAFIDRKADEDAAFHGACTLTGSVVNVVGTVAFVLVMTSASGGFSDVGYYFDPNHPTTAMAAAATYSPFSGSVVAFTVLALVFALAAVACAFYGRKRRAWASAGLGVALFAVVGGILLRMVFFACGGSVFMFY from the coding sequence ATGGAATTACAATGGCCTTTGATTCTGTTCACGACGCTCGTCTCGGCAAGCGCCGGCCTGTTCGCAGCGCAAGGCGTCTATGCGCTGGTCGGTAAAGGCGTGCGGGCGCAGTGTACCTCGCTGTATGCAAGCGCTGCCCTTTTGGCGCTTGGAGGCATCTCGGTGTTCCTCCATCTGCAACATTGGGAGAGGGTGTTCAACGGGTTCGGCCATATAACGAGCGGCATCACCCAAGAGCTTATCGCGGTCGTCGTCATGGCGGCGGTTATGATCGCCTTCTTCGTCGTGCTTCGGCGCGAAGGCGGGGTGCCCAAATGGTGCGCAATCGCCGCGATACTCGCTTCCGTCGCGCTTGTGGTTATCGCCGGCTTGTCGTACATGATGGCCGCTCGTCCTACGTGGAACTCGCTCCTCCAGGTATCCTCGTTGCTGGGCCTCGCGTTTGCGGTAGGCTCCGGAGCTTTCGCGTTCATCGACCGCAAGGCCGATGAGGATGCGGCTTTCCATGGAGCATGCACGCTGACGGGCAGCGTGGTGAACGTGGTCGGCACGGTCGCTTTCGTTCTCGTCATGACGAGCGCATCGGGAGGGTTCTCCGACGTGGGCTACTATTTCGACCCGAATCACCCTACCACCGCTATGGCCGCAGCTGCCACGTACAGTCCTTTTTCAGGGAGCGTCGTCGCTTTCACGGTTCTCGCGCTCGTCTTCGCTCTTGCAGCGGTTGCTTGCGCCTTCTACGGGCGGAAACGCAGAGCATGGGCTTCCGCAGGCTTGGGCGTCGCGTTGTTCGCCGTCGTCGGCGGCATCCTGCTTCGCATGGTGTTCTTCGCCTGCGGGGGCAGCGTCTTCATGTTCTACTGA
- a CDS encoding TorD/DmsD family molecular chaperone has translation MTGKTVEMGSSRIEGSAERDVAGVLGRRSATYALLSRLYRTEIDQELLDEMHGMLYPADADDDDLDTGFLLIATFLSNLWSESLSELRIDFARCFFGHGVDGFSAAYPYESVYTSEKRLLMEGARREILAIYRACGVEKDPCWKEGEDHLALELEFEKVLCDRAIEAYEGGDTEKARKLLALQLDFLEEHLVSWVPMLTADMKRFAVTGMYRGLAYLTDGFLRTDRQFLRDLLVQDALIQGT, from the coding sequence ATGACTGGGAAAACCGTTGAAATGGGGTCGTCGCGCATAGAAGGGAGCGCTGAACGGGACGTAGCGGGCGTTCTTGGGCGGCGCTCTGCAACATATGCGCTGCTGTCTCGTCTGTACCGTACCGAGATCGACCAAGAGCTGCTCGATGAGATGCATGGCATGCTGTATCCTGCCGACGCAGATGACGACGATCTCGACACGGGTTTCCTGCTCATTGCGACATTCCTTTCGAACCTGTGGAGTGAGTCGCTCAGTGAGCTGAGAATCGATTTCGCACGTTGCTTTTTCGGACACGGCGTCGATGGCTTTTCAGCCGCTTACCCCTACGAATCGGTGTACACGTCGGAGAAGCGCTTGCTGATGGAGGGGGCGCGCCGTGAGATTTTGGCGATCTACCGCGCATGCGGTGTCGAAAAGGATCCCTGCTGGAAAGAAGGGGAGGATCACCTCGCCCTTGAACTGGAGTTCGAAAAAGTGTTGTGCGATCGGGCCATCGAGGCGTATGAGGGCGGCGATACCGAAAAGGCCCGTAAGCTTCTCGCCCTGCAGCTCGATTTCCTCGAGGAGCATCTCGTCTCATGGGTTCCTATGCTCACGGCGGACATGAAGCGATTCGCTGTGACGGGCATGTATCGAGGGCTGGCGTATTTGACCGACGGCTTTTTGCGGACCGATCGCCAATTCCTCAGAGACCTTCTGGTTCAGGATGCGCTCATACAGGGCACGTGA
- a CDS encoding substrate-binding periplasmic protein — MKRYKTLASCCMAVACMAALLAVLTGCSSQQSYTPPEKAATLSSPTIGKDGTLRVGVNTDNQPLAGQPESSSKIVGIDVDVAAALADSFGLKLEIVDVGSDAESALKEGTVDIVMGIDKSDSSTSFWKSDAYLPTAVALFSTPSNTQVPTNTAETKIAAQVSSKSAWAVTNEFDKAAFSTTNDLKSAFAELESGQVQYVAADAIIGTYAAHSAGYDVHIVALMQQAAGYGVGVSDANTDLKQAVSEALATLTSNGTIDVIETKWLGTALDLSSTPLTAGATKSTDANTADTTDEPQDEGEGDNADDNAAPADDGNAAAPADDNTGDEVNAGENAVQPEDIAA, encoded by the coding sequence ATGAAGCGTTATAAAACGCTCGCGTCCTGCTGCATGGCGGTCGCGTGCATGGCAGCCCTGCTCGCCGTTCTGACGGGCTGCTCATCGCAGCAGAGCTACACTCCCCCCGAGAAAGCGGCCACGCTGTCGTCGCCGACCATCGGCAAGGACGGCACGTTGCGCGTCGGCGTGAACACCGACAACCAGCCCTTGGCGGGCCAGCCCGAATCGTCGTCCAAGATCGTCGGCATCGACGTGGACGTGGCGGCTGCGCTGGCCGACAGCTTCGGGTTGAAGCTCGAGATCGTCGACGTGGGGTCCGACGCGGAATCGGCGCTCAAGGAGGGGACCGTCGACATCGTCATGGGCATCGACAAGTCCGACAGCAGCACCTCGTTCTGGAAGTCGGACGCCTACCTGCCCACGGCCGTGGCGCTGTTCTCCACGCCGTCCAACACTCAGGTTCCCACGAACACCGCCGAGACGAAGATCGCCGCGCAGGTGTCGTCGAAGAGCGCCTGGGCGGTGACCAACGAGTTCGACAAGGCCGCCTTCTCCACGACCAACGACCTCAAGAGCGCTTTCGCCGAACTCGAATCGGGTCAGGTGCAGTACGTGGCGGCCGACGCCATCATCGGCACGTACGCGGCGCACAGTGCGGGCTACGACGTCCACATCGTGGCGCTCATGCAGCAGGCGGCCGGCTACGGCGTGGGCGTGTCCGACGCGAACACCGACCTCAAGCAGGCCGTTTCCGAGGCGCTTGCAACGCTGACCAGCAACGGCACCATCGACGTCATCGAGACGAAGTGGCTGGGCACCGCGCTCGACCTGTCGTCCACGCCGCTGACGGCCGGCGCCACCAAGTCGACGGACGCGAACACCGCCGACACGACGGACGAGCCCCAGGACGAGGGCGAGGGCGACAACGCCGACGACAACGCCGCGCCCGCCGACGACGGCAACGCCGCCGCGCCCGCCGACGACAACACCGGCGACGAGGTGAACGCCGGCGAGAACGCCGTGCAGCCCGAGGACATCGCCGCCTAG